One segment of Kogia breviceps isolate mKogBre1 chromosome 14, mKogBre1 haplotype 1, whole genome shotgun sequence DNA contains the following:
- the LOC131740679 gene encoding LOW QUALITY PROTEIN: STE20-related kinase adapter protein alpha-like (The sequence of the model RefSeq protein was modified relative to this genomic sequence to represent the inferred CDS: deleted 1 base in 1 codon), producing the protein MSFLTNGASSESIASFSKQEIMSTFLPEGGCYELLTITGKGFEDLMTVNLAGYKPMRGYVTVRRINLEACFNELVTYLQGELHVSKIFSHSNILPYQATFITDNELWVITSFMAYGSAKDLICTHFMDSMNELGIAYILQGLLKALDYIHHVGYMHRSVKARHLILISTDGKVYLSGLSSNLSMISHGQQQHVVHDFTKYSIKVLPWLSPEVLQQNLQGYDTKFDIYSVGITAWELANSHVPFKDMPATQMLLEKLNGIVSCLLDTSTIPAQELTMSISRSVANSDLSDSLTTSTPRTSNGNSPSHPYHRIFSPHFHHFVEQCLWHNPDVRPSASTLLNHSFFKQIKRRASEALPELLCPVTPITNFEGSQSQDHSGIFGLVTNLEELEVDKWEF; encoded by the exons ATGTCTTTTCTT ACCAACGGGGCAAGCTCAGAGTCGATAGCATCCTTCTCTAAACAGGAGATCATGAGTACCTTTCTGCCAGAGGGAGGGTGTTATGAGCTACTCACCATTACAGGCAAAGGATTCGAAGACCTGATGACAGTGAATCTAGCAGGGTACAAACCAATGAGAGGGTATGTGACTGTACGAAGGATTAACCTAGAAGCTTGTTTCAATGAGCTGGTGACATACTTGCAAGGGGAGCTCCACGTCTCTAAGATCTTCAGCCATTCCAATATCCTGCCTTATCAAGCCACCTTTATTACAGACAATGAGCTGTGGGTTATCACATCATTCATGGCATATGGCTCTGCAAAGGACCTTATCTGTACACACTTCATGGACAGCATGAATGAGCTGGGAATTGCTTACATCCTGCAGGGGCTGCTCAAGGCCCTGGACTACATCCACCACGTGggatatatgcacaggagtgtCAAAGCCAGGCACCTA ATTCTGATCTCCACAGATGGGAAGGTCTACCTGTCCGGTTTAAGCAGCAACCTCAGCATGATCAGCCATGGGCAGCAGCAGCATGTGGTCCACGACTTTACCAAGTACAGTATCAAGGTTCTGCCCTGGCTCAGCCCGGAGGTCCTCCAGCAGAATCTTCAGGGTTATGATACCAAGTTTGACATCTACAGTGTGGGAATCACAGCCTGGGAACTGGCCAATAGCCATGTTCCCTTTAAGGATATGCCTGCCACTCAGATGTTACTGGAGAAGCTGAACGGCATTGTGTCCTGCCTGCTGGACACCAGCACCATCCCTGCCCAGGAGCTGACCATGAGCATCTCGCGCTCAGTGGCCAACTCTGACCTGAGTGATAGCCTGACCACCAGCACCCCCAGGACCTCCAATGGCAACTCACCATCCCACCCCTATCACCGCATCTTCTCACCCCACTTCCACCACTTTGTGGAGCAGTGCCTTTGGCACAACCCAGATGTAAGACCAAGTGCCAGCACCCTCCTGAACCATTCTTTCTTCAAGCAGATCAAGCGACGTGCCTCAGAGGCTTTGCCTGAGTTGCTTTGTCCTGTCACCCCCATCACCAATTTTGAAGGCAGCCAGTCTCAGGATCACAGTGGAATCTTTGGCCTGGTAACAAACCTGGAAGAGCTGGAGGTGGACAAGTGGGAGTTCTGA